The window GTGGCCCTTTTCGACTGCGCAATTCCCGGCACTTTGCCCgtacttaacaaaaaatgcGTCGAATTCGGGGTTTTAACGGCGCTAGCTTTGAATTGTCGAATAAATCCCGTCTCAACTTTTGACcgcaaacattatttttacgcAGATCTCCCTGTAAGTTGTTGACCAGTTTTTTTggtgatttatatttttgcgttGAGGCCGGTTATCAAATAACCCAGCAGAGACACCCTCTGGCCAACGACGGCCGTCTCGAATTCCAAGTCTTTAGCCCCGGTGTTCACAAAGCCCCCTACAAGAGGCAAGTCCGCATTAAGCAGCTCCAGCTGGAGCAAGACAGCGGAAAGAGCCTCCACGACACTGACCGCAGTCTCGTTGATTTAAACCGTGCGGGGGTTCCCCTAATGGAGGTCGTTTTCGAGCCCGATTTGAGCGACGGCGAGGAGGCCGCAGCCCTAGTTAAGGAATTAATCGCGATTTTGCAACGCATTGGCACTTGCAGCTGCAAAATGGAAGGTGGGCCCCTTTTAAAATCAATGGCAACATTCTTACGAAATTTTTAGAGGGGGCCCTGCGGGTGGACGCGAACGTGTCCATAAATAGACAAGGGGAGGCTCTGGGGGTGCGCACGGAGATCAAGAATATCGGGTCGGTGAGGGGCGTCGCGGGGGCGATTCGGTACGAAATCGAGCGCCAGATTCAAGTGAAGGAGTCTGGGGGGGCTGTGGAGAATGAAACTAGGGCTTGGGACGCTTTGGGTAAAGTCacagtttcaatgagagacaAGGAGCAAGTGcaggtttttttttcaattttgtgtcaaattttcgaaatttgctCAGGATTATAGGTACATGCCGGAGCCTAATTTGCCCCCCTTGCACGTGGCAATGGGTCCGGTGTCTCAAGGGTGCGTCAGTGTTGACTCCCTCAAAAGTTCTCTCCCGGAATTACCGGAAGGAACGAGAGTTAGACTGAGGGAAAGCTCCGGTTTGACTCTAGAGCAAAGCATTATTTTAGTGAATGATAGTTCgctgttaaatttatttgaggaCGTTTGGAGGGCGAAAAAAATTGAGGGAAAACTACTCGCCAACTTGTTGATAAATGAGTACACCTCGATTCTGAATAAGATGGATTTAGAACCGAGCCAATTGTGAGTTAAGTGCGGAAACATAGTAGTTTAGATCGGGATTAAGTTACATTTTTCAGTTCTTTTAATTCTGACTATTTTGGGGAAATTGCCGTACTTTTGCAAAATGGTGAAATCACAAGAAACACGGTTAAGCTCGTCTTGGACGAAATCATCCAAGGGAGCACAAAACGGCCACTTGAGGTTTGCAAGACCGAAGTTGTTTCACTTACGAATTATTT of the Tribolium castaneum strain GA2 chromosome 1, icTriCast1.1, whole genome shotgun sequence genome contains:
- the GatB gene encoding glutamyl-tRNA(Gln) amidotransferase subunit B, mitochondrial — protein: MFNKFTYNFRRGCHLCQRTRRLFSSKAGANNQWNSVVGLEVHAQINTTSKLFSSASTKFSSPVNANVALFDCAIPGTLPVLNKKCVEFGVLTALALNCRINPVSTFDRKHYFYADLPAGYQITQQRHPLANDGRLEFQVFSPGVHKAPYKRQVRIKQLQLEQDSGKSLHDTDRSLVDLNRAGVPLMEVVFEPDLSDGEEAAALVKELIAILQRIGTCSCKMEEGALRVDANVSINRQGEALGVRTEIKNIGSVRGVAGAIRYEIERQIQVKESGGAVENETRAWDALGKVTVSMRDKEQVQDYRYMPEPNLPPLHVAMGPVSQGCVSVDSLKSSLPELPEGTRVRLRESSGLTLEQSIILVNDSSLLNLFEDVWRAKKIEGKLLANLLINEYTSILNKMDLEPSQFSFNSDYFGEIAVLLQNGEITRNTVKLVLDEIIQGSTKRPLEIVREKNWLQITDEDALRQLCQEALDQNEKVVKQYKGGKTKVFKALLGYVATKSKQRADMKKCDKILKELLNKQ